In Pseudomonas fluorescens NCIMB 11764, a single window of DNA contains:
- a CDS encoding tail fiber assembly protein, translating into MNFAVRIDGQGWRSVNGESDLLLGEVLTDVKPAETLPLPPSVEEVAKLAKVQRDKLLAVAANRMGPLQDAIDTDQASADEAARLVLWKGYRIDLNRIEEQATFPTDIDWPLSPDEALAD; encoded by the coding sequence ATGAATTTTGCCGTACGTATAGATGGGCAGGGCTGGCGGTCGGTCAATGGCGAAAGCGACCTGTTGCTGGGGGAGGTGCTTACTGACGTGAAGCCGGCAGAAACGCTACCGCTGCCGCCTTCTGTCGAAGAGGTAGCCAAGCTAGCGAAGGTGCAGCGCGACAAGCTATTGGCCGTCGCCGCTAATCGCATGGGGCCGCTTCAGGACGCCATCGACACCGATCAGGCCTCCGCTGACGAAGCGGCCCGCCTGGTGCTGTGGAAAGGTTACCGAATCGACCTTAACCGGATTGAGGAGCAGGCAACGTTCCCGACCGATATCGACTGGCCGCTATCTCCAGATGAAGCACTAGCCGACTAA
- a CDS encoding phage tail protein produces the protein MIDQNSQFFAILTNIGAAKQANADALGIPWKITQMGVGDANGADPIPAATQTALINERRRAPLNQLKVDPANTAVIIAEQVIPAEVGGWWIREIGLYDADNDLVAIANCAPSFKPLLTQGSGRTQVVRMNLIVSNSSSVELKIDPSVVLATRAYVDSKVLEELNKQDFKHSVLVATTGPIALNGLQSIDGIAVTAGKRVLVKDQAAGKDNGLYVAAAGAWSRSEDADASTEITPGLFVHVEQGTASSDSIWQLTTDSPIVLGITALSFEMIVGRTGITAGTYRSVSVDKNGRVIGATNPTTLAGNGIVDAYTKTEVAAMIAQASALPVGTMVGFPVNKIAPGFLEIDGSVQSIATYPDLAAFLGTAFNQGNEGAGNFRLPESRGEFLRGWDHGRGVDAGRAIGSFQADDLKAHTHKYGNTHNATYGLSSTGVIGVNPSASINYDTSSVGGTETRPRNLAVMWCIKAWNTPVNQGTIDISALAAEVQTLRNLAVSRHKGLFVSATGTAAQLAIKARRLIVGSGGPALALDNVDVGINLATVGLGGLDSGVLAASSWYSGWVATNGAVRAGIAVAMPSVICATTAGSPVVTGIANTASMRAGMPFGGAAFPPGTVISSVDSPSQITASQPAITTSAAAALLFMYEPVLPAGYTAVRVTAFFTDATNKYPLRYRQRGRQVKWLIAPGTNVVSSRSVTGGIVGTWSATAPVWAEASLVNFVPITAVSASFTAIASYNGTAQSNVCIAPNAAYLGSRTQVPPPISTTLAGGTGAAPDVMSADIMLESMSVFVVSQTAAGAVVIHGYEDDV, from the coding sequence ATGATCGACCAGAACTCGCAGTTCTTCGCCATTCTGACCAACATCGGTGCCGCCAAACAGGCGAACGCTGATGCCTTGGGCATCCCTTGGAAGATCACACAGATGGGCGTGGGGGACGCCAATGGTGCGGACCCAATCCCTGCAGCAACACAAACAGCGTTGATCAATGAGCGCCGCCGTGCTCCGTTGAACCAGCTCAAGGTCGACCCAGCCAACACCGCCGTCATCATTGCCGAGCAGGTTATTCCAGCTGAGGTCGGTGGCTGGTGGATCCGCGAAATCGGCTTGTACGATGCGGACAACGACCTAGTGGCAATTGCCAACTGCGCGCCATCCTTCAAGCCGCTGCTCACCCAGGGATCAGGGCGTACGCAAGTCGTTCGCATGAACCTCATCGTCAGCAACAGCAGCAGTGTCGAACTCAAGATCGATCCGAGCGTGGTACTGGCGACCCGGGCATATGTGGATTCAAAGGTCCTCGAAGAGCTGAACAAGCAGGATTTCAAGCATTCGGTACTGGTAGCCACAACGGGCCCTATTGCACTGAACGGGCTGCAGAGCATCGACGGAATAGCCGTAACGGCTGGAAAGCGGGTGTTGGTCAAGGATCAGGCTGCAGGCAAAGACAATGGCCTCTACGTGGCAGCTGCGGGGGCATGGTCGCGTAGCGAGGATGCAGATGCGAGCACTGAAATAACTCCTGGCCTCTTTGTTCACGTTGAACAAGGTACAGCCAGCAGCGACAGTATCTGGCAGCTCACAACGGACTCACCCATTGTCCTGGGAATCACGGCACTGAGCTTTGAAATGATCGTCGGTCGCACCGGCATCACCGCCGGTACCTACCGGAGCGTGAGCGTCGACAAGAACGGCCGCGTGATCGGTGCCACCAACCCCACAACCCTGGCTGGCAACGGGATTGTGGATGCCTATACCAAGACAGAAGTCGCGGCGATGATCGCCCAGGCCTCGGCATTGCCGGTCGGCACCATGGTCGGTTTCCCAGTGAACAAGATCGCTCCCGGGTTTCTGGAGATTGACGGGAGTGTGCAAAGCATTGCGACCTATCCTGACCTGGCCGCATTCCTTGGCACGGCCTTCAACCAGGGTAACGAAGGCGCAGGGAATTTCCGGCTGCCCGAATCGCGCGGAGAGTTCCTGCGTGGTTGGGACCATGGGCGCGGGGTGGATGCTGGCCGAGCAATCGGCAGTTTCCAAGCCGATGATCTGAAAGCGCACACGCACAAGTACGGCAACACGCACAACGCTACCTACGGTCTGAGCTCGACCGGTGTTATTGGTGTGAACCCAAGTGCGTCAATCAACTACGACACATCATCTGTAGGCGGCACTGAAACCCGCCCGCGCAACTTGGCGGTTATGTGGTGCATCAAGGCCTGGAACACTCCGGTCAATCAGGGGACCATTGATATTTCTGCGTTGGCGGCCGAAGTCCAGACGCTTCGGAATTTGGCGGTTTCCCGGCATAAGGGCTTGTTTGTTTCTGCTACAGGCACCGCTGCGCAACTGGCGATCAAGGCACGGCGTTTGATTGTGGGTAGCGGCGGACCGGCGCTGGCCCTGGACAATGTGGACGTTGGCATCAATCTCGCGACCGTTGGACTTGGTGGCCTGGACTCTGGCGTCCTTGCGGCATCCAGCTGGTACAGCGGTTGGGTGGCTACCAATGGTGCAGTTCGTGCGGGAATTGCGGTGGCCATGCCGTCTGTAATCTGCGCGACGACGGCCGGCTCGCCTGTGGTGACCGGCATTGCCAACACTGCTTCCATGCGCGCGGGCATGCCATTCGGCGGCGCGGCGTTCCCGCCGGGCACTGTGATTAGTTCGGTGGATTCACCCAGCCAAATCACGGCCAGCCAGCCCGCGATTACGACGTCAGCAGCGGCCGCCTTACTGTTCATGTATGAGCCGGTGTTGCCCGCTGGGTACACCGCTGTACGTGTCACCGCGTTTTTCACCGATGCCACTAACAAATACCCGCTGCGCTACCGGCAGCGTGGGCGCCAGGTGAAATGGTTGATCGCGCCCGGCACAAACGTGGTGTCGTCGCGCAGTGTGACCGGCGGCATTGTCGGCACCTGGAGCGCCACCGCACCGGTTTGGGCGGAAGCGTCGCTGGTCAACTTCGTGCCCATCACGGCGGTATCCGCATCGTTCACGGCCATTGCCAGCTACAACGGCACCGCGCAGTCGAACGTCTGCATTGCGCCGAATGCGGCTTATCTGGGCTCAAGGACTCAAGTGCCGCCACCGATTTCCACCACGCTGGCCGGCGGCACAGGTGCCGCGCCTGACGTCATGTCGGCCGACATCATGCTCGAAAGCATGAGTGTTTTTGTAGTCTCGCAGACCGCAGCCGGGGCTGTTGTCATTCATGGTTATGAGGATGATGTATGA
- a CDS encoding phage tail protein I, with amino-acid sequence MTGLLPPNAKQLERLAAEALAQLERVPVPIRDLLNPDRCPVQLLPYLAWAFSVDRWDSTWSESTKRQVIKGSYFIHSRKGTIGALRRVVEPLGYLIDVLEWWQTVPTGVPGTFALKVGVLDTGITEEMYQELERLIDDAKPVSRHLTGLAISLESSGGFHLAAAVHEGDEIDVYPPVPRDIEVSGIIGRGGRDHTIDTLEIYP; translated from the coding sequence ATGACGGGGCTATTGCCACCGAACGCTAAACAGCTTGAGCGGCTTGCGGCTGAAGCCCTCGCTCAGCTCGAGCGCGTTCCTGTTCCGATCAGGGATTTGCTGAACCCCGATCGATGCCCGGTGCAGCTTCTGCCCTACCTCGCGTGGGCATTCTCCGTCGACCGCTGGGACAGCACCTGGTCGGAGTCAACCAAACGCCAGGTCATCAAAGGTTCGTACTTCATCCATTCCCGCAAAGGAACGATCGGCGCGCTGAGGCGCGTGGTCGAGCCCCTCGGTTATTTGATCGACGTCCTGGAATGGTGGCAGACCGTGCCAACCGGCGTACCAGGCACATTCGCGCTGAAAGTCGGCGTGCTGGACACGGGCATCACTGAAGAAATGTATCAGGAGCTGGAGCGGCTGATCGATGACGCCAAACCAGTCAGCCGTCACCTGACAGGTTTAGCCATCAGCCTGGAATCGTCGGGCGGCTTTCACCTTGCCGCAGCGGTGCATGAAGGCGACGAAATCGACGTTTACCCGCCGGTGCCGCGAGACATTGAAGTCTCGGGGATTATTGGCCGTGGTGGGCGTGACCACACAATCGACACCCTGGAAATTTACCCATGA
- a CDS encoding baseplate J/gp47 family protein, giving the protein MKTFTPIDLAQLPDPDVVEQIDYEQILAERKAYAVSLWPVEQQTEVAATLAVESEPLTKLLQENAYREMLLRQRVNEASLANMLAKAKGKDLEQLAGNVNVERLVVTPGNSSAVPPIVTVMESDDSLRERAQMAWEGLSTAGPRNSYILHARSADGRVADATAESPSPAEVVVTVQGLVGDGSVDQALLDIVSRYLSDDDRRPVADRLTVQPATVLPYQVDAVLYLATTGPEAEPIREAAQARLLKLITQRRRLGVEISESAVHAALHVEGVRKVTLHNWTDISPSEAEAAFCTGYTVAIGALS; this is encoded by the coding sequence ATGAAAACCTTTACCCCCATCGACCTGGCTCAGTTGCCGGACCCTGACGTCGTCGAGCAGATCGACTACGAGCAGATCCTCGCCGAACGCAAGGCCTACGCAGTCAGCCTCTGGCCAGTCGAGCAGCAAACCGAAGTCGCCGCGACATTGGCAGTCGAATCGGAACCTCTGACCAAGCTCCTGCAGGAGAATGCCTATCGCGAGATGCTGCTGCGCCAACGTGTGAACGAAGCGTCCCTGGCCAACATGCTGGCAAAGGCCAAAGGCAAAGACCTCGAGCAGCTCGCCGGCAACGTTAACGTCGAACGCTTGGTCGTGACCCCGGGCAATAGCTCGGCCGTCCCGCCCATCGTTACGGTCATGGAGTCGGACGACTCGCTGCGCGAGCGCGCGCAGATGGCATGGGAGGGGCTATCCACCGCAGGGCCCCGTAACAGTTACATCCTGCACGCGCGCAGCGCTGACGGCCGCGTCGCCGATGCAACGGCTGAAAGCCCGTCGCCAGCAGAAGTCGTCGTCACTGTTCAAGGTTTGGTCGGAGACGGAAGCGTCGACCAGGCATTGCTGGATATCGTCAGCCGATACCTCAGCGACGATGATCGTCGCCCGGTTGCCGATCGGCTGACGGTGCAGCCAGCGACTGTGCTGCCTTACCAAGTCGACGCGGTGCTCTATCTCGCCACGACCGGACCCGAAGCAGAGCCCATCCGCGAAGCGGCGCAAGCACGCCTGCTCAAGTTGATCACTCAGCGGCGGCGCCTGGGCGTTGAGATCTCTGAATCAGCCGTTCATGCCGCGCTGCACGTCGAGGGTGTGCGCAAGGTGACGCTTCACAACTGGACCGATATATCGCCAAGCGAGGCCGAAGCGGCGTTTTGCACCGGATACACCGTAGCCATTGGTGCGCTGTCATGA